The following proteins come from a genomic window of Anas platyrhynchos isolate ZD024472 breed Pekin duck chromosome 20, IASCAAS_PekinDuck_T2T, whole genome shotgun sequence:
- the SPACA6 gene encoding sperm acrosome membrane-associated protein 6: MGWWWVSLLLVLAPWLPGVHPCLLCFGPPMQWTRLCHDITRTSLKGPQQQHCLEALAEASVPLAPVTVGSSQRETLREIIMDALHFLEKQKEITPACIPPCGYQPAARIFQCATCRLVDCQFPLDCPVQDVWVHEDEAITLHCDVPFAVPPDLPITWMFAKDIRTQDLALFEELQESLGEPPSLTLQDPTLGTIACRLGSPSETLARKYFYLNVSGRSVEAEQGLQAQFRAVLRWPHSRTPLQPTVSLELGLALGFMGLVLLLVASWWCFWKPPEPPRPL, from the exons atggggtggtggtgggtttccctcctgctggtgctggcccCCTGGCTCCCTGGGGTTCAcccctgcctgctctgctttgGGCCTCCCATGCAGTGGACCCGTCTTTGCCATGACATCACCAGGACCTCCCTCAAGGGCCCTCAGCAGCAACACTGCCTGGAGGCGCTTGCTGAGGCTTCTGTGCCACTTGCCCCTGTCACTGTAG GGTCAAGTCAGCGTGAGACACTTCGGGAGATCATCATGGATGCCCTGCATTTtctggagaagcagaaggaaataa CTCCAGCCTGCATCCCCCCCTGTG GCTACCAGCCAGCTGCCCGCATCTTCCAGTGTGCAACCTGCCGCCTTGTGGACTGCCAGTTCCCCCTGGACTGCCCAG TTCAAGATGTGTGGGTCCATGAGGATGAAGCCATCACATTGCACTGTGATGTGCCCTTTGCTGTCCCTCCAGACCTGCCCATTACCTGGATGTTTGCCAAGGAT ATACGCACACAGGACCTAGCACTGTTTGAGGAACTGCAGGAGAGTTTGGGGGAACctcccagcctgaccctccagGACCCCACTCTAGGAACCATTGCCTGTCGCCTGGGGTCCCCATCTGAGACCCTGGCCCGCAAGTACTTCTATCTCAATG TATCAGGGAGAAGTgtggaggcagagcagggactCCAGGCCCAGTTCAGAGCTGTGCTGCGCTGGCCCCACAGCAGGACCCCCTTGCAGCCCACAGTGTcactggagctggggctggcactTGGCTTCATGGGGCTAGTGCTGCTACTGGT GGCCTCTTGGTGGTGTTTCTGGAAACCTCCAGAGCCTCCCAGACCCCTGTGA